The following are from one region of the Streptomyces fradiae genome:
- the tgmA gene encoding putative ATP-grasp-modified RiPP: protein MTTSVALPSPTRPWGAGRLAPYPTVVRRPHATVAIDPTTQLGVFRDRVGQVVEMGKHGTSSGTETSTTTNSDSQNDQGHDQDSTQD, encoded by the coding sequence ATGACCACCTCTGTCGCACTCCCCTCCCCCACGCGGCCGTGGGGTGCGGGCCGACTCGCGCCCTACCCGACGGTCGTCCGCCGACCCCACGCCACGGTCGCCATCGACCCCACGACGCAGCTCGGGGTGTTCCGCGACCGCGTCGGGCAGGTGGTCGAGATGGGCAAGCACGGCACCAGCTCCGGCACCGAGACCTCCACGACGACGAACTCGGACTCCCAGAACGACCAGGGTCACGATCAGGACAGCACGCAGGACTGA
- a CDS encoding Bcr/CflA family multidrug efflux MFS transporter, whose product MPESGRAPAQTEDHIPHAVQHAPAATAARRAGLLVTLVLGGLTALPPLSMDMYLPALPEVTRSLHSPAATVQLTLTACLAGMALGQLVVGPMSDKWGRRRPLLVGMIVYVLATAVCALAPTAELLIGFRLLQGLAGAAGIVIARAVVRDLYDGVEMARFFSTLMLISGVAPIVAPLIGGQILRITDWRGVFYVLTVIGLALTLVVWRFLHETLPPERRHPGGVGEALRTMRGLLADRVFTGYMLAGGLAFAVLFAYISASPFVVQEIYGASPQTFSLLFGLNSVGLVAVGQINGKLLVGRVSLDKALGWGLGIILVAATALLVMTSGVFGDPGLVPVAAGLFVLMSAMGLAMPNTNAQALMRTPHAAGSASALLGTSSFLIGAVASPLVGIAGETTAVPMAVVQVSCAVAALGCFLLMCRPWRAAPAK is encoded by the coding sequence ATGCCGGAGAGCGGCCGGGCCCCCGCCCAGACCGAGGACCACATACCGCACGCGGTACAGCACGCGCCGGCCGCGACCGCCGCCCGGCGGGCCGGGCTGCTCGTCACCCTCGTCCTCGGCGGGCTCACCGCCCTCCCGCCGCTCTCCATGGACATGTACCTGCCGGCCCTGCCGGAGGTCACCAGGTCCCTGCACTCCCCGGCCGCCACCGTCCAGCTCACCCTGACCGCCTGCCTCGCCGGCATGGCGCTCGGCCAGCTCGTCGTCGGCCCCATGAGCGACAAATGGGGCCGGCGGCGCCCGCTGCTCGTCGGCATGATCGTGTACGTCCTCGCCACCGCCGTCTGCGCGCTCGCCCCCACCGCCGAACTCCTCATCGGCTTCCGGCTGCTCCAGGGCCTGGCCGGTGCCGCCGGCATCGTCATCGCCCGTGCCGTCGTCCGCGACCTGTACGACGGCGTCGAGATGGCCCGCTTCTTCTCCACCCTCATGCTGATCTCCGGCGTCGCCCCGATCGTCGCCCCGCTCATCGGCGGCCAGATCCTGCGGATCACCGACTGGCGCGGCGTCTTCTACGTGCTCACCGTCATCGGCCTCGCCCTCACCCTGGTCGTGTGGCGCTTCCTGCACGAGACCCTGCCGCCCGAACGGCGCCACCCGGGCGGCGTCGGCGAGGCCCTGCGCACCATGCGCGGACTGCTCGCCGACCGGGTCTTCACCGGCTACATGCTGGCCGGCGGCCTCGCCTTCGCCGTGCTCTTCGCCTACATCAGCGCGTCGCCGTTCGTGGTGCAGGAGATCTACGGCGCCTCCCCGCAGACCTTCAGCCTGCTCTTCGGGCTCAACTCGGTCGGCCTGGTCGCCGTCGGCCAGATCAACGGCAAGCTGCTCGTCGGCCGGGTCAGCCTCGACAAGGCGCTCGGCTGGGGCCTCGGCATCATCCTCGTCGCCGCGACCGCGCTGCTCGTGATGACCAGCGGCGTCTTCGGCGACCCCGGCCTGGTGCCGGTCGCCGCCGGGCTCTTCGTCCTCATGTCGGCGATGGGCCTGGCCATGCCCAACACCAACGCCCAGGCCCTCATGCGCACCCCGCACGCCGCCGGCTCCGCCTCCGCGCTGCTCGGCACCTCCTCCTTCCTCATCGGCGCCGTCGCCTCCCCGCTCGTCGGCATCGCCGGCGAGACCACCGCCGTGCCGATGGCCGTCGTCCAGGTGAGCTGCGCCGTCGCCGCGCTCGGCTGCTTCCTCCTGATGTGCCGCCCCTGGCGCGCCGCGCCGGCGAAGTGA
- a CDS encoding nuclear transport factor 2 family protein, translated as MTIPVEQLADPVVRAFVTALNANDKDAFFGLLTPDATMSDDGTERNLRVWTEREVFSSNGRMEVEDETDGGRTLVATYTNDTWGSMRTAWRFTVEGDKVARFETGQATP; from the coding sequence ATGACGATTCCCGTGGAGCAGCTCGCCGACCCCGTCGTGCGCGCCTTCGTGACCGCCCTCAACGCCAATGACAAGGACGCCTTCTTCGGCCTCCTCACCCCCGACGCGACCATGTCCGACGACGGTACGGAGCGGAACCTCCGCGTCTGGACCGAGCGGGAGGTGTTCTCCTCGAACGGGCGCATGGAGGTCGAGGACGAGACCGACGGCGGCCGCACCCTCGTCGCCACCTACACCAACGACACCTGGGGTTCGATGCGCACCGCCTGGCGCTTCACCGTCGAGGGCGACAAGGTCGCCCGCTTCGAGACCGGCCAGGCCACCCCCTGA
- a CDS encoding helix-turn-helix domain-containing protein translates to MTSRRKHFAERRAARGYSQEEFAEALSVAASTVVRWESGRATPRPHQRPKIAELLGVTLPELEALLSDEQPAETAGLSAAPPLLHGDDDDMKRREVLGLLAVTGALVTLPDHGEAARGRAVSTLLETGDALHRSLWQVYALSDSKQVVFPAVRAQLDVMAKGLTETRTAVERSRLCRMTADVYQLVGELFFDANRYTDAAQCYTLAANAAYAGGDHDLWACAMTRHAYVELYARRAHAAQPLLAAAFRIARRGDDTLSTRHWVAAVQAQAYAAVGDLDACNRALDEAEKVHALDGAHSHNGGWLRFDGSRMAEERGACYLQLGRPDLAEEALTAALAQPLSLRRRAAVLSDLAELGAHRRDIDQVVHYAEQALGLADRSNSGFIGKKLDGLRGRLAPLMSDDRVSTLDHRIAALPRTA, encoded by the coding sequence ATGACGTCGAGGCGTAAGCACTTTGCGGAACGGCGCGCGGCCCGGGGTTACTCTCAGGAGGAATTCGCAGAAGCGCTCTCGGTGGCCGCGTCCACCGTGGTCCGTTGGGAAAGTGGTCGCGCCACCCCGCGTCCCCACCAACGGCCGAAGATCGCAGAGCTGTTGGGAGTGACCCTCCCCGAGCTGGAAGCCCTTCTCTCCGACGAACAGCCGGCCGAGACGGCCGGGCTCTCCGCTGCTCCACCCCTCCTCCATGGTGATGATGACGACATGAAGCGCCGCGAAGTCCTGGGCCTGCTCGCCGTTACGGGTGCGCTGGTCACTCTTCCCGATCACGGTGAGGCCGCCCGAGGGCGGGCAGTATCGACGCTCTTGGAGACAGGGGACGCCCTACACCGCAGCCTCTGGCAGGTCTACGCGCTATCAGACTCCAAGCAGGTCGTCTTCCCTGCGGTGCGCGCACAGCTCGATGTGATGGCGAAGGGGCTGACCGAGACCCGTACTGCTGTGGAGCGGTCCCGATTGTGTCGGATGACGGCCGACGTCTACCAGCTCGTCGGTGAGCTGTTCTTCGACGCCAACCGGTACACCGATGCCGCGCAGTGCTACACACTGGCCGCCAACGCGGCCTACGCCGGTGGCGACCACGACCTGTGGGCCTGCGCCATGACCCGCCACGCGTACGTCGAGCTGTACGCGCGCCGCGCGCACGCTGCCCAGCCCCTGCTCGCGGCGGCTTTCCGCATCGCCCGGAGGGGCGACGACACTCTCTCCACTCGTCACTGGGTCGCGGCCGTCCAGGCGCAGGCGTACGCGGCCGTGGGCGATCTCGACGCGTGCAATCGGGCTCTTGACGAAGCAGAGAAAGTGCACGCCCTCGACGGCGCTCACTCCCACAATGGCGGCTGGCTCCGCTTCGACGGCTCCCGCATGGCAGAGGAGAGAGGGGCCTGTTACCTCCAACTGGGCCGCCCTGATCTCGCCGAGGAAGCGCTCACCGCAGCCCTTGCCCAGCCTCTGTCCCTGCGTCGCCGCGCTGCCGTCCTGAGCGACCTCGCCGAGCTCGGGGCGCACAGACGGGACATCGACCAGGTCGTGCACTACGCGGAGCAAGCACTCGGACTGGCCGACCGGTCGAATTCGGGATTCATCGGCAAGAAGCTGGACGGGCTTCGGGGGCGTCTTGCCCCACTCATGTCCGATGACCGAGTCTCGACTCTTGATCACCGAATCGCGGCGCTTCCGCGCACCGCATGA
- a CDS encoding SDR family oxidoreductase, whose amino-acid sequence MNTAGGAGVAVVTGAGSGIGRSVARALAAAGWSVALAGRRAEPLAETAAAFPSPGEALCVPTDVTDPRQVTALFEAARDRFGRVDLLFNNAGTFAGGGVPVEDLDPETWRSVVDVNLTGAFLCAQAAFRTMKEQSPQGGRIINNGSISAHVPRPHSIAYTATKHAMTGLTKSLSLDGRPYRIACGQLDIGNAATEMTARMQTGILQANGEVAVEPVMDAADVAATVVHMAGLPLEANVQFATVMATAMPYIGRG is encoded by the coding sequence ATGAACACGGCAGGTGGCGCGGGCGTCGCGGTGGTGACGGGCGCGGGTTCGGGCATCGGACGGAGCGTGGCGCGGGCGCTCGCGGCGGCCGGCTGGTCGGTGGCGCTCGCGGGCCGCCGGGCGGAGCCGCTGGCGGAGACGGCGGCGGCCTTCCCGTCCCCCGGCGAGGCGCTGTGCGTGCCCACGGACGTGACGGACCCCCGGCAGGTGACGGCCCTCTTCGAGGCGGCCCGCGACCGGTTCGGCCGGGTCGACCTGCTCTTCAACAACGCGGGTACGTTCGCGGGCGGCGGCGTCCCGGTCGAGGACCTGGACCCGGAGACCTGGCGCTCGGTCGTTGACGTCAACCTGACGGGCGCTTTCCTGTGCGCGCAGGCCGCGTTCCGGACGATGAAGGAGCAGTCGCCGCAGGGCGGCCGCATCATCAACAACGGCTCCATCTCGGCGCACGTGCCGCGCCCGCACTCGATCGCGTACACGGCGACGAAGCACGCGATGACGGGCCTGACGAAGTCGCTGTCGCTCGACGGGCGTCCGTACCGGATCGCCTGCGGTCAGCTCGACATCGGCAACGCGGCCACGGAGATGACGGCGCGGATGCAGACCGGGATCCTGCAGGCCAACGGCGAGGTGGCGGTGGAGCCGGTGATGGACGCGGCGGACGTGGCGGCGACGGTGGTGCACATGGCGGGGCTGCCGCTGGAGGCGAACGTGCAGTTCGCGACGGTGATGGCGACGGCGATGCCGTACATCGGGCGGGGCTGA
- the tgmB gene encoding ATP-grasp ribosomal peptide maturase encodes MTEERPVLVATEADDITADMVITELNRRDVPVVRFNPADIGENLTVSARFGTCPTPVVGQVRTPSRTADVTQVRSVYWRRPEWPAFPHLSADDSRFAAAQVRYGFGGTLYALSGPLWVNHPLRVAAADYKPAQLVLAQQLGFTIPPTLVTNDPDEAREFVQAQRQAIFKTLRWTPYTRDGVPVTGWTAPVTPDEIDDSVRVAPHLFQARVDKVADVRVLLVGRHTFAVRIDSDLLDWRKDYSALTYTVEHLPDRVAKGLHAYLDRLDLVSGSFDLAVDRAGDYWWLELNPNGQWGWLETETGLPMSAAFADLLAQGDHR; translated from the coding sequence ATGACCGAGGAGAGGCCGGTTCTGGTGGCCACCGAGGCGGACGACATCACCGCCGACATGGTGATCACCGAACTCAACCGGCGCGATGTGCCGGTGGTCCGGTTCAACCCCGCCGACATCGGCGAAAACCTCACGGTCTCGGCTCGGTTCGGCACCTGCCCGACCCCGGTGGTCGGGCAGGTGCGCACCCCGTCGAGAACCGCTGATGTGACCCAGGTCCGGTCGGTGTACTGGCGCCGCCCGGAATGGCCCGCGTTTCCCCACCTGTCCGCTGATGACTCCCGGTTCGCGGCGGCGCAGGTCCGCTACGGATTCGGTGGCACCCTCTACGCCCTGAGCGGCCCGCTCTGGGTCAACCACCCCCTGCGCGTTGCCGCAGCCGACTACAAACCCGCGCAGCTCGTTCTCGCCCAGCAACTCGGCTTCACCATCCCTCCCACCCTTGTCACCAACGACCCGGACGAGGCTCGCGAGTTCGTTCAGGCTCAGAGGCAGGCGATCTTCAAGACGCTGCGATGGACCCCCTACACGCGTGATGGCGTGCCGGTGACGGGATGGACCGCCCCCGTCACCCCCGACGAGATCGACGACAGCGTTCGGGTCGCGCCCCACCTGTTCCAGGCCCGCGTGGACAAGGTCGCCGACGTTCGCGTGCTGCTCGTAGGTCGGCATACGTTCGCCGTACGCATCGACTCCGACCTCCTGGACTGGCGCAAGGACTACAGCGCCCTGACCTACACCGTGGAGCACCTTCCCGACCGGGTGGCCAAGGGACTGCATGCCTATCTGGACCGACTGGATCTGGTATCGGGAAGCTTCGACCTCGCGGTCGACCGCGCAGGGGACTACTGGTGGCTGGAACTGAACCCCAACGGACAGTGGGGGTGGCTGGAGACCGAGACCGGCCTCCCGATGTCCGCTGCCTTCGCCGACCTACTCGCACAAGGAGATCACCGATGA
- a CDS encoding alkaline phosphatase, which yields MTAAPTYVDELRAAARHFSRHLAGRPHLGRRRFLTTTGAAAALAFSVNLPATGTAAAAELDARRITENPFTLGVASGDPLPDSVLLWTRLAPRPYETGGGLPTGTRAAVTWELAHDERFTRGVRRGSVIAHPEYAHTVHVEVGALAPGRPYFYRFRAGDWTSPVGRTRTAPPPGAHNTHLSLAAVSCQAYPDGYFTAHRHLAREDVDVVFHLGDYIYEYPVPSTAADRGYPVGTLPDVFNHETVTLEDYRLRYALYKADADLQAAHAAHPFVVTWDDHETEDNYADDIPQNGVPPEEFLIRRAAAYRAYWENQPLRTPQRPTGPDMRLYRRLRFGRLAQFDVLDTRQYRSDQAYGDGWQLPGPLVDDPARTLTGATQERWLIDGWRGSHARWNVLPQQVMFAERRNLTTPAYKLSMDAWDGYRASRQRVLAGAAAAGVDNLLVLTGDVHVAFAMDIKADHRDPGSRTVGTEIVTTSISSGRNGADKPANHATLMQANPHMKFYNGRRGYVKVTLGLDSARADFRTVSAVTTPGAPLATAASFVTEAGRPGLTPA from the coding sequence ATGACCGCCGCACCCACGTATGTCGACGAACTCCGCGCCGCCGCCCGCCACTTCAGCCGGCACCTCGCCGGGCGCCCGCACCTCGGCCGGCGCCGCTTCCTCACCACGACCGGCGCCGCCGCCGCGCTCGCCTTCTCCGTGAACCTCCCGGCCACCGGCACGGCCGCGGCCGCCGAACTCGACGCCCGCCGCATCACCGAGAACCCGTTCACCCTCGGCGTGGCGTCCGGCGACCCCCTGCCGGACTCCGTCCTCCTGTGGACCCGCCTCGCCCCCCGCCCGTACGAGACCGGCGGCGGCCTGCCCACTGGCACCCGGGCCGCCGTCACCTGGGAACTCGCCCACGACGAGCGCTTCACCCGCGGCGTCCGGCGCGGCTCCGTGATCGCCCACCCCGAGTACGCCCACACCGTGCACGTCGAGGTCGGCGCCCTCGCCCCCGGCCGCCCGTACTTCTACCGCTTCCGCGCCGGCGACTGGACCAGCCCCGTCGGCCGCACCCGCACCGCACCCCCGCCCGGCGCCCACAACACCCACCTCAGCCTGGCCGCCGTCTCCTGCCAGGCCTACCCGGACGGCTACTTCACCGCCCACCGGCACCTCGCGCGGGAGGACGTCGACGTCGTCTTCCACCTCGGCGACTACATCTACGAGTACCCCGTCCCCTCCACCGCGGCCGACCGCGGCTATCCCGTCGGCACCCTCCCCGACGTCTTCAACCACGAGACCGTCACCCTGGAGGACTACCGGCTGCGCTACGCCCTCTACAAGGCGGACGCCGACCTGCAGGCCGCGCACGCCGCCCACCCCTTCGTCGTCACCTGGGACGACCACGAGACCGAGGACAACTACGCCGACGACATCCCGCAGAACGGGGTGCCGCCGGAGGAGTTCCTGATCCGCCGCGCCGCCGCCTACCGCGCGTACTGGGAGAACCAGCCGCTGCGCACCCCGCAGCGGCCCACCGGCCCCGACATGCGGCTCTACCGGCGCCTGCGGTTCGGCCGGCTCGCCCAGTTCGACGTCCTCGACACCCGCCAGTACCGCTCCGACCAGGCGTACGGCGACGGCTGGCAGCTGCCCGGCCCGCTCGTCGACGACCCGGCCCGCACCCTCACCGGCGCCACCCAGGAGCGCTGGCTGATCGACGGCTGGCGCGGCTCGCACGCACGGTGGAACGTGCTCCCGCAGCAGGTCATGTTCGCCGAGCGGCGCAATCTGACCACCCCCGCGTACAAGCTCTCCATGGACGCCTGGGACGGCTACCGGGCCTCCCGGCAGCGGGTCCTCGCCGGCGCGGCCGCGGCCGGCGTCGACAACCTGCTCGTCCTCACCGGCGACGTGCACGTCGCCTTCGCCATGGACATCAAGGCCGACCACCGCGACCCGGGCTCGCGCACCGTCGGCACCGAGATCGTCACCACGTCCATCTCCAGCGGCCGCAACGGCGCCGACAAGCCGGCCAACCACGCCACCCTCATGCAGGCCAACCCGCACATGAAGTTCTACAACGGGCGCCGCGGCTACGTGAAGGTCACGCTCGGCCTCGACAGCGCCCGCGCCGACTTTCGCACCGTCTCCGCCGTCACCACCCCGGGCGCCCCGCTCGCCACCGCCGCCTCCTTCGTCACGGAGGCCGGAAGGCCCGGTCTCACGCCCGCCTGA
- the tgmC gene encoding ATP-grasp peptide maturase system methyltransferase codes for MTDPSSERRRMATVLVNEGALKSPWLREAVESVPRERFLRSGVFLNEGRTWRPVTATDTNPDEWLKIAYSVDTLTTQLDGHLTADQADEPVVGVPTSSSTDPATVVGMIETLDLVTGHRVLEIGTGTGYSTALMCHYLGEDNVATVEVDAQVAARADAALEAAGFSTWTVTGDGLLGHPYRAPYDRVIATCAVRRIPYAWIRQTRPGGVVLGTVGSWPWGTGLAKLAVGDDGTAEGSIVGRSSFMQARAQAVAPVAGDLSARTAYADSERPALMSPLVLEEWMPAFLAQLAAPGAQFVRAMDGDGSPMLYLFDPEKESFAEFLADGESWTVRQGGPVALWDDVERSLVAWQDAGAPGIDSVRLRVTPASHQYWIDQVPSLRWEHRIA; via the coding sequence ATGACCGACCCGTCATCCGAGCGACGCCGCATGGCGACCGTTCTCGTGAATGAAGGGGCCCTGAAATCCCCCTGGCTGCGTGAGGCCGTCGAGTCCGTCCCCCGCGAGCGGTTCCTCCGCTCGGGAGTCTTCCTGAACGAGGGGCGGACCTGGCGGCCCGTCACCGCCACCGACACGAATCCGGACGAGTGGCTGAAGATCGCATACAGCGTCGACACCCTCACCACCCAGCTCGACGGCCACCTCACCGCCGACCAGGCCGACGAACCCGTCGTGGGCGTGCCCACGTCCTCCTCGACCGACCCGGCCACCGTCGTCGGCATGATCGAGACCCTGGACCTCGTGACGGGCCACCGAGTCCTGGAGATCGGCACAGGCACCGGCTACTCCACAGCCCTGATGTGTCACTACCTCGGCGAGGACAACGTCGCCACGGTCGAGGTCGACGCACAGGTGGCCGCACGCGCCGATGCCGCTCTCGAAGCCGCCGGCTTCTCGACGTGGACGGTGACGGGCGACGGGCTCCTCGGCCACCCGTACCGGGCACCGTACGACCGGGTCATCGCCACCTGCGCAGTCCGCCGCATCCCATACGCGTGGATCAGGCAGACGAGGCCCGGAGGCGTTGTCCTCGGCACGGTCGGCTCGTGGCCGTGGGGAACCGGCCTCGCGAAACTTGCCGTCGGCGATGACGGCACCGCCGAAGGCTCGATCGTCGGGCGTTCCTCCTTCATGCAGGCGCGGGCCCAGGCAGTGGCCCCCGTGGCCGGCGATCTCTCCGCCCGGACCGCGTACGCGGACAGTGAGCGGCCCGCTCTGATGTCCCCTCTGGTCCTTGAGGAATGGATGCCTGCCTTCCTGGCACAGCTGGCCGCGCCCGGGGCTCAGTTCGTACGCGCGATGGACGGTGACGGGTCGCCCATGCTGTACCTGTTCGATCCGGAGAAGGAGTCGTTCGCTGAGTTCCTCGCCGACGGCGAGAGCTGGACCGTTCGCCAGGGTGGCCCGGTGGCCCTGTGGGACGACGTGGAGCGTTCTCTCGTCGCCTGGCAGGACGCCGGGGCGCCGGGGATCGACTCCGTACGGCTCCGTGTGACGCCCGCGTCCCACCAGTACTGGATCGACCAGGTCCCCTCCCTCCGCTGGGAGCACCGGATCGCCTGA
- a CDS encoding MazG-like family protein gives MTEDAWTAIARLHTWLTTHQNLPRGEEVLLRVLKLSEEVGETAQAVIGATGQNPRKGTTHTWQDVEAELCDVIITAMVALRTLTPEAREVFEGHVERVAGRALGPGPALGPEAPIHE, from the coding sequence ATGACCGAAGACGCCTGGACCGCCATCGCCCGCCTCCACACCTGGCTCACGACCCATCAGAACCTGCCGCGCGGCGAGGAGGTGCTGCTGCGCGTCCTCAAACTCTCCGAGGAGGTCGGCGAGACGGCCCAGGCGGTCATCGGGGCCACGGGCCAGAACCCCCGCAAGGGCACGACCCACACCTGGCAGGACGTCGAGGCCGAACTGTGCGACGTCATCATCACGGCGATGGTGGCCCTGCGGACCCTGACCCCGGAGGCGCGGGAGGTGTTCGAGGGCCATGTGGAACGGGTGGCGGGCCGGGCGCTGGGTCCGGGACCGGCACTGGGACCGGAAGCACCAATTCATGAGTAA
- a CDS encoding excalibur calcium-binding domain-containing protein: MTQPPPPNPYAYPYAPPPPPARRWWQHPAVVITALVVFPPGGIALAWLSRWAQGPKIVATVLAGLWFLAPFLGDPPKDDAKPKAAGAAASATPTPTPTPTPTPTVSATPSPTPSAHPAMPRVTARTFAEASAVLAPLALASVEPASAYTDVTLPATTDDWTVCFQSPAPGELIDSPTTTTARLSLTAPATPCPKSENTRLHPAPKPKPKPTPTPTPEPEPTYDNDATTGGSSGGSDDNVYYANCTAARDAGAAPIRRGEPGYRPALDRDNDGIACDS; encoded by the coding sequence ATGACGCAACCGCCGCCGCCGAACCCGTACGCGTACCCGTACGCGCCCCCGCCCCCGCCCGCGCGGCGCTGGTGGCAGCATCCGGCGGTGGTCATCACGGCGCTCGTGGTCTTCCCGCCCGGCGGCATCGCGCTTGCCTGGCTGAGCCGTTGGGCCCAGGGACCGAAGATCGTCGCCACGGTCCTCGCCGGCCTGTGGTTCCTCGCGCCGTTCCTCGGCGACCCGCCGAAGGACGACGCGAAGCCGAAGGCAGCGGGGGCGGCGGCTTCGGCCACGCCGACCCCTACGCCCACCCCGACCCCCACGCCCACGGTTTCGGCGACGCCGAGCCCGACGCCGAGCGCGCACCCGGCGATGCCGCGGGTCACCGCCCGTACCTTCGCTGAGGCCTCCGCGGTCCTGGCCCCGCTGGCCCTGGCCTCGGTCGAACCGGCGAGCGCCTACACGGACGTCACCCTCCCGGCCACGACCGACGACTGGACCGTCTGCTTCCAGTCCCCGGCCCCGGGCGAGCTCATCGACTCCCCGACGACGACCACGGCCCGGCTGTCCCTGACCGCCCCGGCCACCCCCTGCCCGAAGTCCGAGAACACCCGCCTCCACCCGGCCCCGAAGCCCAAGCCCAAGCCCACCCCGACGCCCACGCCCGAGCCCGAGCCCACGTATGACAACGACGCCACGACGGGCGGCTCCTCCGGCGGATCCGACGACAACGTCTACTACGCGAACTGCACCGCCGCCCGAGACGCCGGCGCCGCCCCCATCCGCCGCGGCGAACCCGGCTACCGCCCGGCCCTCGACCGGGACAACGACGGCATCGCCTGCGACAGTTGA